The Gossypium arboreum isolate Shixiya-1 chromosome 2, ASM2569848v2, whole genome shotgun sequence region CCAATGAAGAAGCCATTGCCTGAGAACCTTAACTATCCTTCAATTGTTGCATTGTTTTCAACCACATTAAGTGGTCGAACAAGCAAGACATTCATGAGGACGGTGACTAATGTGGGTCAGGCAAATGTGGTTTACATTACAAAGATAGGGGCACTAAAAGGGGTAACGGTGACAGTGAATCCGATGAAGTTGGTGTTCACACCGATGGTGAAGAAAACAAGCTTTTTTGTAACCATAACAGTAGATAGCAAGCATCTGGTGTTGGATGATGCAGAAGTTGTTTTCAGGTCGCTGACAAGGACAGATGGGAATAACAAGCATGTGGTGAGGAGCCCCATTTTAGTTACCCAACTCGATCCCTTGTAAGCTAGTGGTAATCATTCGATCAATGTAGTTTTTGATCAATGCAAGGCGAGTTGTAGGTCACTGAGTTTTTAAGTTAGCGTAAGTGTAGAACTTACTACGCATAGTGAAGAAGCACTTTGTTACTTTTTTGTGTGTTTTATTTCTACTTCGGCAGGGATAGGATTAGAGTATCCTTCTGAAAACTGGATTTCAGGGTGATTTAGTGTGAGTTTTTCCATTTAATTTTACTTACTTATATATATTTCTTAATGTGTGTGTTTATAAGCTTGATAAGTTTATACGTACAGATTAGTTTTAAGAAATAATGAGACAAAGAAATCTCTATCACTGTAGCATTTACTACATATAGTATTCTTGCAGTAACATAGTTTCTTTTACTtgcattttttttgtttgatacCATCCAATCCATAGTTTCTATTACACTAGTTTTGGCAGAATCCGAAGTTAAGCTGGATTGAACTTTTTACCAGTGGATTCAAATTACTATCATTTCATTATCAATCAACTGCTCTGTTGACTTTTCTGGTTGTGGCTCATGGCTTGAAAGTAACCATCAATTTATATGGTGGTTGAAAAGGTTGTCACTGTTGCTTTTACCCACATATTGATCAGTTTATGTATGAAAAGCTTAGACCATAGGAAGTAATGGTGTTTGAATCCTATCAGTGATTTTGTTTGCTCCCCGATTGGGGTAGGTTTCCCATGTCAACATGAAATCTAACTTTCTAGGGTACAAgaacaatttaaaatttaatgaaatatttACTGTTTTAAAATCATAACTCAAAAATGACATTTAAAGCTCCCAAAAACAAAGGTTTGTAATGCCTTGCACTTTTTTAAACCTATTCTTTTATTTAACTCGAAATTTTGAATAAGCATTGAACACCATCATCAGAGTGAGCTAGTAGACGAAGTCTATTCTTTAATTTCTATTCAAACCGATAAAAGCACAAAAGATAAAGGAAATTAAAGGTGAAAACGAATAATcccaattttttttatcattaataatttataattaaattgtattttgagTTGTCTTAGGGCAGGGCCATGGACATCATCTCCTTAGATTGTCATGATCTTTGCTTTCAATCTAATATTTATGTCATCTAGCCCCCATATAAACCCCGTAAAATGATCCTTTAAAATTGATAGAAGAGAGAGGACCCATACATACACGTATATAGCTTTTAATTTCTTTATATAATCAAGCAGGAGATGGTGGCCAATACTGTTTCATGGTGGAGGGGGACCTTTCAGCTAGCATTGTGAAGAAACAAAATTGGTGTGTCGTCCACAGTCAATTTGGACTCATCCATGTCAATATTGTCTAATCAGACGTGTTGGAATGAAGACCCTCTTGGGGTCCGCCTTTATCAGTGCCATGAAATAATGCTTACGGGATAGGCGATTTCTAGTTGCATAAAATTCCAAGTTTTTATGTAATAGATAAAGTCCAGAGTAAATAAATATTGGGccacttttctttattttcttttccttctGCTGGGATAGGAAAGCTGAAGAACATCCATAAATTAAGGGAATTCTTAGTACTTGTTTGGCATATGAAGAAGCAACCACCCTACACAAATTTGGACCGAGGGTCCTATCCTATGGTACAAACTAGAGCTTATGGGGAAAAGGGTTTGATTGCAactcatttttcttttttatgaGAGGAAAAAAAAGTTTAGGCAATGAGGATAACTCAATCTAAGGTTAGGGTATACCATCAAACACTTCAAAAAGTATTAAATGTAGTGTTAAGACACATTACGTTTTTAAGGAAAAATGCATGTTCGAATCTTAGAGACGAAATTGTTGAGAAAAGTAACAACGAATCCCAAACATAATTCAAACTGATGATAAGATTCAATCTCTAATATTTATCACGATATTAATAAATACTCAACCAACTAAACAATTCATTTGACTATTACAACTTACTTTTCAACCTTTGTGTTTTACTTCTAACATTTATATCAATTAATCGTTTAGGTTCTAATAAGTCAAAATCTTCTTCAACAATTCATTTGAATTTATTGAATAATTGActcaattttgaataaaatgtatatatatatatatatataatatttacttGTGAAGACCCAAGAGATTAGAAGCACATGGAAAGGATTCCTACTGTAGACATAATCTTTACCTAATACAACATGTTAAAAAACAGATTTCTTACCTTCAAAGTGAATTCTTAATGAATAGTTATATCATGTAATTACATATTGGATTTGGATCTTGTGTTAAAACTGTGTGGAGGATTTGTAAATGGTTAGcaacaagaaaagaaaaaaaaatgaaaatgttgtgATTGTGATTCATATGATATGGTATGATGGGTAGGTTATTGAAAATTGTACCAACCTATGCTCTCCTTCGTAGGTTTTTTTGGTTAACTGGGCTTGAATTATTGGAATGAAAGAATAGGGTAAATAGCAGCCAAGTCCACTAGTGATGAaactcataataataataaaagagccTGATGTTGCAGGACATGCAATTGAAATTGCTTGGGCTGTCTTCAAGATGAGAAATGCTGTAAATCCACATACCTTGTCAAGTTAAATGTATGATTGAGAAATAATATTTCTTTTTCGAAAGGGAACAATATTTTATTAACCTATTAAAGCAAGGTTGGATATATAAAATTCCTTTAGGCATCATCCAATAATAGATGATTCAGCCAATCAAGAGGTTAATTGTGCTAAGGTATCGATACATTTGTTCCCTTTGAGAAATATATGCTACAAGGAATATCATACACTTATAAATCAAGGGAATAAAGTGAGATCAGGGATAGaagtatttttcataaaatggataATAATGGTAACATCTACTTCAGTCTCAAGATTTAAGATGTTTAGTTCATAAGCTAGCATAAGTCCATCTCTAAGGGTTCAAAGTTCCACTTCAACACTAGTTGTACATGGGATATAATGGAAACTCCTTACAATCCAATTGCCATTGTGATCCCAAATAAGCATGCTTACTCCCACTTTTTCCTGATTTCTCAAAAAATGAGCCATCCGTGTTAAGTTTAAACTATCCATTCAAAGGTGGCTTCCAAAAAAACCGAGGCAAAATCAAGAAGGCCTCCTCAAATCTGTTCATTGTTAAGAACTTGTTCTTTGGGTAAATAAtttgtataaaaattatttaGTTTGTAATTAAGTTGAAGAAAGAAAGTCTTAGTGGAAAGATTAATCTTAGTTTGTGAGTGAGTTGAACTCAAATTAGGTAATGTATTATTGATTGATAATAAATTACTCTTTAAACAATACCATGCAAATATAGGAAATTTGTAACAAAGActtatctttatatatatatatatattatagtggACCTCACATCAATCAACTTAAAATTAACACATTTACCACTGAACTAGTGGTTTGATTGGTGGATATATAGCTTTTAGTTTTTTAATTAAAGatcatataaaattacaaaaaaatatcaacataataaaagaagtgtagatcaatatactttttgaaaaatttaaaacatacaaatttaatAGAGTAATATAAAActaattaatttgattttaatatgACTTTCAAATTGGACCGAATTAATTAGTTGAATTGATTTAATTAAGGATCAGTTAAAGTATCACTTCAAGATAAAAGGTTGAATTGATTGATCCACAAGCCAATACGAATTGATTGAATCGattttcctttttctatttttattttttaatgaattattaataatttttaattttaatcgaTGATGGACAAATTCCAGCACTGATCCAACTCTGAAAAAACCCACGacataaaattgaaataaaaaaataaaccgaATGGATTTGATTGAATGAATGAACATATTTCCATGGATTTTGGCTCTGTTGGAGTTTGAGTGTACTTTAACCGGGTAAGGAAGAATTTCAAACAGAGCACCAGCAGCAACGTATTATACCCGGAtaaaatatgaaggaaaaatGCTTGGAGTTCAAGCTTTTAGCTACTGCCAAGAATGAAGAACAGAACTTAGAAGTTTTTAGAAGGCAAAGAAAGATGGAGCATATGGAAGAAAATCTGATGATTTCATTCATTTGAAATATTGGCTtaaagccattacatataccagtCATTTGGCTGGTCAAAAGATTAACAAATCCTTTACCTAAACACTACCTAACTCCACTAATTACATAGGGACTAGGTGATTTTGCTTGCAAACATAAACAAAGCTGGTGATCAGCTCTATCACCATCAAATTACATCAAACATAAACTAAACTTAGTTCAAAATGAACTAGATTACAAAAGCATAGTTAAACGGTAACAAAATGTAACTGAGACGGAAAAGAAGCATCAACCCCTTCAGTTGCATGTATTTTACCCGGGTAACTTGTGTGTATGAATTCTTGCACATACTTTACCCGTATAACATAAGTGCATTAATTTTCACGTGCTTGAATCTGCATGGGCTGCATGGGAACTaacttcaacactcctccttagTTTCCATGCTTGTAACACCTAGCTGCTTTCTCAGTTTTATAAACCTTGACACACCAAGGGCCTTTGTGAAGATATCAGGAACTTGTTCCTCCGAATTGCAATGAATCGCTCCACCTCTCGAGCTTGTTCCATCTCCTTATCACATGTAACTTGATGTTTGAAGTGCTTCGCTCGCCATGGAAGACaggattctttgcaattgcaacagcagaCTTGTTGTCACAAAAGATCTTTGTTGCTTCCCTTTGATGTAGGTTAAGATCAGCTAGAATTTTTCTCAGCCATATGGCTTGATTTACAGCATTTGCAGCTGCAACATATTAAGCTTCTGCTATTGATTGAGCCACAATCGATTGTTTCTTTGAGCTCCAACAAAACATGGTTGAGCCAAGGGTAAAAGCATATCCAGAGGTGCTTTTCATATCATCACTTGAACCAGCCCAGTCACTATCGGTATAGCCTTTCAACTTCAAGGTTTCAGTTTTGTTGAATAACACACCATAGTCAAGAGTGCCTTTGATGTACCTTAGCACTCTCTTTGCTGCTTGAAAGTGTTGGACATTACAGCAATGCATAAACCTTGATAACATACTCACAGTAAACAAGATATCTGGCCTAGTTGCTGTCAAATATAACAAGCAGCCAACTAGGCTCCTGTAAGTAGACTCATTGACTGGTTCATGATCTCCTTGGCTGGACAGCTTCATTCCAACAGCAATAGGAGTGCTTGTTGGCTTACAATTCTCCATCGAGAACTTGGACAAAACCTTCAAGGAAAATGTTTTCTGTCCCAAGAAGATTTTTCCTTCTATTTGGCGCACTCCATTCCCAAAAAGTATGTCATTAGCCCCAAGTCAGACATTTCAAACATGTCCATCATTTTGGCTTTGAATTCAGCCAACATATCTTGATCTCCTCCAGTCACCAAAAGGTCATCAACATAGAGGGATACAATAAGCTGTATTTCAGCTTCATTCTTCTTGACATATAGTGTTGGTTCATTAACACTTCTGTTAAATCCAAAACTGACTAAGTAGCTGTCAATTCGAGCATACCAGGCTCTGGGAGCCTGTTTTAGGCTATATAATGCCTTCTTAAGCCTGTACACCATTTGTTCTTTGCCAGACACAACAAATCCTTGTGGCTGATCAATGTAGATCTCTTCTTCAAGGAAGCCATTAAGAAATGCAGACTTCACATCAAGCTGGTAGATTTTCCACTGCATCTAAGCTGCCAAGGCAATCAGCAATCTAATGGTGTCTAGCCTGGCCACTGGTGCAAATGTTTCTAGGTAGTCCAGACCATATTTCTGGCTGAATCCTTTGACTACAAGCCTGGCCTTCAGTTTGTTCAAGCTCCCATCAGCATTTTGCTTGGCTCGATAGACCCACTTTACTCCAATAACCTTCCTCTTGGCTGGTCTAGGAACCAATTCCCATGTCTGGTTCTTCTCAATCATGGCAATTTCATCAACCATTGCCTGTTTCCAGCCTTCATCAGCTCCAGCTTCTTCAAAACTGCATTGCTCCACTATGGCAACTTGAGCCCTTTCATAAATTTCAGCCAAAGGTCTAGTGCCTCTGACTGGTATGTCATCAATGTCCATATCAGGACTATTTTCTTCAGGCTCTGTTTGATCAACCACAAGTTCTTCAGAGACAGCTTCAGGTTCATTCTTGTCCCAATTCCAACAAGCCTTCTCATCAAACACTACATCTCTGCTCACTTGGATTTTGTTGGTTAAAGGATCCAGGATCCTATAACCCTTTTTTACCATACTATACCCGGTTAAAATACCAGGAACAGCCCTTTTGGACAACTTGTCCCTCTTAACAGCTGGTACTTGGCTGTAACATAGGCAACCAAAGACTTTCATATGAGCCAATGATGGCTTGAACCCGAACCAGGCTTCAAAAGGTGTCTTGTGAGCAAGTGCTTTGGTTGGAAGCCTATTCTGAATGTAGACAGCAGTGTTGACAGCTTCAGCCCACATGGTCTTAGGCAAATTCTTCTCAAACAATAAACATCTGGCCATATCCATCAAGCTCCTATTTTTCCTTTCACTAACCCCATTTTGTTGGGGTGTGTAGACATTGGTTAGCTGGTGTTTGATGCCAGCGTCTTTGCACAAAGCTTGGAACTGAGCTGAAGTGTATTCAGTTTCATTATCTGACCTAATGGTCTTTATCTTGCAGCCTACTTCTGTTTCTACTGCAGCTTTGAACTTCATAAACACTTGAGCAACCTCAGACTTATGCTTCAAAAAATAAACCCAGCAGTATCTGGTACAATCATCAATGAAGAGAATAAAGTACCTGTTGCCACTAAGTGACTCAGTTCTCATGGGGCCACAAACATCAGTGTGCACTAGTTCTAGCTTGCTTGATGCTCTCCAGGCGGTGTTTACAGGAAATGGAAGCCTAGCTTGCTTTCCCATCTGACAGACTTCACAAGCATCTTCATTATGAACTGTCTTGGTGAAGTTTTCAACCATTTCCTTACTGACCATCCGAGCCATAGACTTAAAGTTGGCATGCCCAAGCCTTTGGTGCCAAAGCTTGGAGTCTTCAGAAGAAACAGCATAGGCATTATCAAAGCCTTTATTCCAGTCCACAACAAAGCTCTTTTCTGTCATGGCTACTGACATGAGCATGGATCCACTTGGATCACTAATCTGACATTCATTTCCTTTGAACACCACTGTATAGCCTTTTTCAACTAACTGAGCTATACTTAACAGGTTTCTGTCAATTTCAGGAACTAACAAAACATTTGAAATGATTTTGTTACATGTTGGAGTGTGAATAACCACATCTCCCTTTCCTTCTGCCTTGATAAAGTGGCCATTGCCAACTTTAACTTGTGTTTTACAGCTTCTGTCTAAGGACTTGAAAATAGCTGCATCTGGTGACATATGGTTGGTGCAGCCACTGTCAAGGAGCCAACTATTTGAGTCTTTCTTCTGAGCAACTGAGCAGGAGACTGCAAAGACCTGCTCCTCATTATCACTGCCTTCTTCAGCTACCCAAGCTTCAGCCTTGTGTTGTTGGTTTTGGCCAGGTCTGCCTTTTTCTTTGCAGACCCTTTCAACATGGCCTTTCTTTTTGCAGTGTTGACACACAACATCTGGTCTTAACCAGCATCTGGCCTCTGGATGACCAGGTCTTTTTCAAAATCTGCAGAGTCGATCTCTTCCTCTTGCAGCATCAGGCTTAGGCCTGTTTTTCCAGTTCTTCTTGCCCTTATAGGCAGTGGTACTTGAGGTTGCTTTAGCTTTGGCTTGAAAAACTCCCTCCTGGTGCTCCTCCATTCTACTGGCTCTCATTTGTTCCTGAGCATAAAGAGCATTAATGAGCTCTGTTAGAAAGATTGTTGCCAGGTCTCTCGAATCCTCCAAGGATGAGATCTTTGCCTCATATCTTTCAGGCAATGTTGAGAGAACCTTCTCCACAATTCTTGCCTCATTGAACTGTTCTCCTAGCAATCTTATACTGTTGACCACAGCCATTATCCTGTCTGAGTACTGCTTCACTGTCTTTTCTTCCTTCATTTTGAGATTTTCAAAGTCTCTTCTCAAGTTTAGTAATCTTCTGCTTTGCTTAGTTCTTTCAAAGGCCTTGGAACTCCTCCTTGAGTTTGTCCCAGCCGCTTGGGAGTCTTACAAGCCATGATTCTAGTGAAGATAACATCAGAAACACGGTTCTGAATGCATGACATGGCCTTGTGCCTTTTGGTCCTCTCATCTGCATGTTGTCTGATTTGAGCCACTGTTGGGTTGGCTCGAGTGGGCTGCTCAAGATTCTGTGTTGACAACTTCCCACAGATCGAAGGCCTGCAGGTAAGTCCTCATCTTAACCTGCCATATGTGAAACCCTTCACCATTAAAGACTGGTGGTGCAGCAGGAGAAAAGCCTGATGAAGCCATTTAATTTTCAACAACAGGTCCTCTAAGATGAAAGCTCTTGATACCAATTATTGGAGTTTGAGTGTACTTTAACCGGGTAAGGAAGAATTTTAAACAGAGCACCAGCAGCAACGTATTATACCCGGAtaaaatatgaaggaaaaatGCTTAGAGTTTAAGCTTTTAGCTACTGTCAAGAATGAAGAACAGAACTTAGAAGTTTTTAGAAGGCAAAGAAAGATGGAGCATATGGAAGAAAATCTGATGATTTCATTCATTTGAAATATTGGCTtaaagccattacatataccagtCATTTGGCTGGTCAAAAGATTAACAAATCCTTTACCTAAACACTACCTAACTCCACTAATTACATATGGACTAGGTGATTTTGCTTGCAAACATAAACAAAGCTGGTGATCAGCTCTATCACCATCAAATTACATCAAACATAAACTAAACTTAGTTCAAAATGAACTAGATTACAAAAGTATAGTTAAACGATAACAAAATGTAACTGAGACGGAAAAGAAGTATCAACCCCTTCAGTTGCATGTATTTTACCCGGGTAACTTGTGTGTATGAATTCTTGCACATACTTTAGCCGTATAACATAAATGCATTAATTTTCACGTCCTTGAATCTGCATGGGCTGCATGGGAACTAACTTCAACAGGCTCATCCCTGACTGGATGGAAGTGCTTGGTCTGTCTTCATTAAAAACAAGAAAGGCTCTAAACTCTAAACCCCAATAGTGTTGTGAAACCCACGTACATTTTTAAACTCGATTTAATATTTAGCTACAAGTTTGATGATTGGTTCTCTGTGGTTGAATGTATTAAATTCTACTGATATGTAAGGCCATGCACCCCAATGTGAGATAAAAACCATATATAATATAGCTGATACAGAGGTAATTAAGAGGCTACAGTTTTTTATTTGTATGTCTGTCTAATGATTCAATAAGGATTAATTCTTTTAGGTCTGTTTCTGCCAATGAATATGATTTAATTACGCTTTCGATCCTTATGCTTTtcgtaatttaaaatttattttttcctaCTTTTAGTATCTCTATCTTTTATTTAATGATTAAAATTCAGTTAATAACCTGACAaaagaattatattaaattagatTATGTGACATTCTTTTATGGATTATTAATCGGAtttcatttattaaattattcTTAAAGTAAAAAATTTTAGAGAAATTAAATTTCAACTATTCAAATAATTAAACTTGGAAAAACAGATACCTTATTCACTACAGAAATTTTATTTGATAGATTTGAAAACCGATAGAATCATAAATTTGCGGCTCTTGCTCACAAGTCACATTCAAATACATGCAATTTCTACCAACATCTTCATGTCTCTCTTAATAACTAGTTTTAAATGGCTTGTAAGTCTTGAGATCCAGCACAACTCCAGCTATGGAGCCAACTGCAGCAGCCACTGTGACAAAGAAACATGCCACACTTATTATTTGGAGAGCAAGCCACCTGCTTGTTCCTCGTCCAACCTTCTTATGAGATATATACATATCAATTGGGAAATAAACAGTCAATGGCCAAAATCCCATTGCCCCAAGGAATCCAACAACATCATTGAAAAATGGCATTAGCATTGCTATAAGAGTTGTAAGTGCAACGAATATCGTCCTCCATACTAGACGGAAGAGGTTGAGTTCATACGCACCACCGAAAGGGGTCGGTATTTCATATTCTGCCGTCACGAAGTTGCAGTTTGGCCACTTTTGAGCACACCATTTCTCAACAAATGCAAACAAGGGCTGGCAAAATACTTGATATGCGCCAACAAGGTGGATGACGATCGCTAGATTAGCAATATCGAGCAGCCAGTAAGGGTTATAAAACCCGAACCCTGTCAAAAGTTTTCCTGGAGAGAGATCACCAAAGGCTGCATATCCAAAGCAACCACAGAGTAAATAAAACACAGTTGTTACAGTGATGCTGAATAATGTAGCCTTCTTCATTGTCGTGTACTCTGCTGGAGGTGATTTTACCGTATCCTGCGGAAGAATAGGCCATGTTAAGTTACAGGCAACATTTCTACATCATGAAGTGCTAATTATCCTCCAATACCTGAATTTCAATAAGGATTACAGAATAGGAATATGCAAAAGAAATAGCTCCCAGGGCTTGCAAAGTCCTCCATATCTTTTGCATACCAGTAACAGTTCCAGCATGTGTTACTGTACCTATGCTGATACCTAACAGGCTTCCGTCAAACCTCTCGTGTTCTGTAAAAAAGAATCCAAAACTCATTTATATTCAGATATTGAAAACGCTAAATGCACGGTACCAATAGATTACTATCCATGTTATGTACCTGCAACTTTGCCAATGCCAAGTCCAAGGGCAACCGAGGAATATGTAAATGACATAATAGCCGCAGCTATGGAGAGCCACCCTATATGACTAAAGTTCGGTATCTGAGAAAAAATCACTTCTGCTATACCAAATGATATCATATACCCGTTGCTGGACATATGACATGGATCTTTTCCACCGCTCTTGTGGAAACAGTTCGATCTCTTGATCGCCCTAAACAAGCTCGGAAAAAGGGATTATATTACATAAGCTTGATTTTGGTGCTTTGAAACTAATGAAATCCCTAAAGCAGAATGGAGTAGTTGATGTACTTAGGCAAGATAACTCACATCATACTCACTGATGCAGCAATTGTATACCCAATTGCAACACCAAACAAGTTCAAGTATTGAATCCATCCACATAACTTGACCTTCCATCCTCCTGTAATAACAGAGTATATCAATAATATTGGCACGACTTTAGCAGATATACAAACACTAATTAAGTTACCTAAGTATGCCTTGACAGCCTCCATGTAGGTATAGTTTCTTTGTCCAGTTACAAGGTCACCAGACCTATAACACTCtgctagaaggttggaagtgtaGAGATTGACATAGGCGAAAAGTACAAGGACAGTCGGTCCTGCGACCCAACCAAGCTGCGCAATGGCCCATGCCAATGACAGAACACCTGACCCA contains the following coding sequences:
- the LOC108466747 gene encoding amino acid permease 4-like, whose translation is MLPRSRTMPSRIHHGVVEERHDIKHYLQVEVQPKAQNESEATNTPPDYSKCFDDDGRLKRTGTFWTATSHIITAVIGSGVLSLAWAIAQLGWVAGPTVLVLFAYVNLYTSNLLAECYRSGDLVTGQRNYTYMEAVKAYLGGWKVKLCGWIQYLNLFGVAIGYTIAASVSMMAIKRSNCFHKSGGKDPCHMSSNGYMISFGIAEVIFSQIPNFSHIGWLSIAAAIMSFTYSSVALGLGIGKVAEHERFDGSLLGISIGTVTHAGTVTGMQKIWRTLQALGAISFAYSYSVILIEIQDTVKSPPAEYTTMKKATLFSITVTTVFYLLCGCFGYAAFGDLSPGKLLTGFGFYNPYWLLDIANLAIVIHLVGAYQVFCQPLFAFVEKWCAQKWPNCNFVTAEYEIPTPFGGAYELNLFRLVWRTIFVALTTLIAMLMPFFNDVVGFLGAMGFWPLTVYFPIDMYISHKKVGRGTSRWLALQIISVACFFVTVAAAVGSIAGVVLDLKTYKPFKTSY